One Rossellomorea marisflavi genomic region harbors:
- a CDS encoding YiiX/YebB-like N1pC/P60 family cysteine hydrolase encodes MASKCVVASVILFSGLGVGSAFASPSKESVSLTKVQMDAIESTAKEAGIDKAELTKEVKEQELKAKMLNSESEPKKLDYEEIEKYRKPGTDSKFDALATSSSVGTEGDVLATMDSSSSKGIFNYGHAAIVRWDDNYTIEAYPNGGVQYKKNDWKTRYNKVRGFWVKGASLSHYDKAENYAKAQLGEPYNTGFGKWPTDRWYCSQLVWRAWYQQGFDIDDGGSVVSPADLYNNDGGALTMFYSK; translated from the coding sequence ATGGCTTCAAAATGTGTAGTTGCGTCAGTTATATTGTTTTCTGGTTTAGGTGTTGGATCTGCCTTCGCATCCCCTTCAAAAGAGAGTGTTTCACTTACAAAAGTACAAATGGATGCTATTGAAAGTACTGCTAAAGAAGCAGGAATTGATAAAGCGGAACTTACCAAGGAAGTAAAAGAGCAAGAACTAAAAGCTAAGATGCTAAATAGTGAAAGTGAACCAAAGAAGTTGGATTACGAAGAAATTGAAAAATACAGAAAACCTGGAACAGATTCCAAATTTGATGCATTAGCTACAAGTAGTTCCGTTGGTACAGAAGGAGACGTGCTAGCTACAATGGACTCAAGTTCTTCAAAGGGCATATTTAATTACGGACATGCGGCTATTGTGCGATGGGATGATAATTACACAATCGAGGCCTACCCTAATGGAGGGGTTCAATACAAAAAGAACGATTGGAAAACTAGGTATAATAAGGTTAGAGGATTTTGGGTTAAGGGCGCATCATTGAGCCATTACGATAAAGCTGAAAATTATGCCAAAGCCCAATTAGGAGAGCCTTACAATACTGGTTTTGGTAAGTGGCCGACAGACAGGTGGTACTGTTCTCAACTTGTTTGGAGAGCTTGGTATCAGCAAGGGTTTGATATAGATGATGGCGGTTCAGTTGTTTCTCCAGCCGATTTGTATAACAATGATGGTGGTGCTTTAACCATGTTTTATTCTAAATAA
- a CDS encoding recombinase family protein, translated as MARSQKQLIEIADRLREEDVELVSILEQLDTRTAIGKAMFGMIGVMAELEKNMIRERTSAGLAAARARGRPKMNPEKIRYALSLYDAREMTISEITAKTGVSKSLLYKELNKRNLQEATE; from the coding sequence GTGGCGAGGAGTCAGAAACAGCTGATTGAAATTGCGGATCGTCTCCGGGAAGAAGATGTAGAACTCGTAAGCATCTTGGAGCAATTGGATACGAGGACAGCGATCGGCAAGGCGATGTTCGGGATGATCGGAGTCATGGCCGAATTAGAGAAAAACATGATCCGTGAGCGAACGTCTGCAGGGTTGGCCGCAGCTCGTGCCAGGGGAAGGCCTAAAATGAATCCGGAAAAGATCCGGTACGCCTTATCCTTATATGATGCGCGGGAGATGACGATTTCGGAAATCACTGCGAAAACGGGGGTAAGTAAGTCGCTATTATATAAAGAGCTGAATAAGCGCAATTTGCAGGAGGCTACCGAGTAA
- a CDS encoding YdhK family protein produces the protein MKNKQLIFFISLLSVFLVLGACSNSDNDDKMDKKEMKEEGMDHEGMDHEGMDHEGMDHNGSGEVPNNLSEAENPKYEVGSEAVITADHMEGMDGAKATITGAYGTTAYVVTYTPTTGGSPVKDHKWVIKEEIKGADDQDFKKGDEVTLEADHMKGMKGAKAVIESSEKTTVYMVDYTSTTSGKEVKNHKWVTESELKPE, from the coding sequence ATGAAAAACAAACAGCTTATATTCTTCATTAGCCTACTTTCTGTATTTCTTGTACTGGGAGCTTGCTCCAATTCGGATAATGATGACAAGATGGACAAGAAAGAGATGAAAGAAGAAGGAATGGATCATGAAGGAATGGATCATGAAGGAATGGATCATGAAGGAATGGATCATAATGGTTCTGGAGAAGTACCTAACAATCTTAGTGAAGCTGAAAATCCTAAATATGAAGTAGGAAGCGAGGCTGTTATCACTGCCGACCACATGGAAGGAATGGACGGGGCCAAAGCAACAATCACCGGAGCGTATGGCACAACTGCATATGTAGTTACATACACACCAACAACAGGTGGCAGCCCTGTTAAAGATCATAAGTGGGTTATAAAGGAAGAAATTAAGGGTGCAGACGATCAAGATTTTAAAAAAGGTGACGAGGTAACGCTTGAGGCAGATCATATGAAAGGGATGAAAGGGGCTAAAGCGGTCATCGAATCATCTGAAAAAACAACTGTTTATATGGTGGACTATACCTCTACAACTAGTGGAAAAGAAGTTAAAAACCACAAATGGGTAACTGAGAGTGAATTGAAACCTGAATAG